The following nucleotide sequence is from Oryzias latipes chromosome 20, ASM223467v1.
tcctctggagtcagatttacaattgaaagaactgaatatttcaccattcatccaacagcaggaaGCAGCATATAAGACACACACAAGAAGATATTTGTCCAGCAGAgcatatttcttttataaatggatagaacactcttcttctGTATAAACTATTCATATGtactggaaaaaaattaaagtatacagatgtgttcagcacacatatgaccctcagtaactaattctggtatttttccaacttcaaattctgctgctttaatcagtgttattgaatgttgtctgtgaaaatgatcataaaagtaaaaaaaaaatttacttagatttttttccacttactcccatgttatgCTACTTCCTGCAGCATAGCCAAATACTGGAAAATAGTATGTAATGTATTTGTACACAATTCCAAGTTCCATttcttttaatacattttggaCTTTCTAGTGTTTAACTTGTCTGATGTTCTTGTAATTACAGTTTACTCCTGCCATGCTAAGATTTTTAACATTATACCATTCAATGATGTATGGATGTGTTGTGCTTTGGACATACATAAACCTCATGTTGTATTTTGCAgattaacctttttttcccaACTGTATTTACAGTGGATGTCaaatttctgatcatttttagAGTCACACCTGTAGGTCAAGCTGATCAAAGGAAGTCCCTGGAGGATACTTAatgtttgacaaaataaaaaaggtttaaagctTGATGTCAGATTCTGACTCATGATCTTCATTAAGACCAAAGGTAGCAAGTGTTGTTTGTTCACGTCTTTATGACCATGATATTAAACTTTTTCCCACtacctgtttttgtttaaacgttgtcttttcttttgttcttggtTAATATATTGTATAGTTGTAGTGTAGTGGGTACTCTGGTGGTTTTCAATGAtccagggttgaatgcttttaGGTTCCTCATGTTTTCATTGGCCATATTGGGCTGTTTtcttaatgacatttttttgcttttcttgaggcagttttgtcttttgtttatgTCCTGGACTCTGATTCTAATCGCTGCTGTGTTTCCAGCTCCATGGACCAGTCACCGTGATGCTTGGTTCACCCACTCTCCCCTACCTTCAACCCTGGGGCCGCCCCTTACTTCAGCGGCTTCTGTCAGAGTTCTGGACCAGTGGCAGCACAGCATCGTGGCATGTCTCGTACAGAAGGCTCAGCACAGACATCCCTCAGCCTGTAATTGGCCACCAGTCAGTGGAGGTGTTGGGGCACCGTTACCCCAGGGATGACTTCACCAACGTTACTCCAAAGATCTTGGCCAAAGTGGGGCGCAACCTTCACAACCAGCCGTATCATCCACTGTGGCTGATCAAGGAGCGCATCAAAGCTCATTTTTACAGGTCAGAAGAGCATCAGTTTCAAAGCTGAGAGGATCCATGGAAGAGACAGAAACCAGTTAGTCTGTACTGTTTCTGCTTTCTTCTTTCCTTAGCAATTACATCGGGCCAGGAGGCAACCCGCTCTTCTCTGTCCACGACAACCTGAGTCCTGTAGTGACTGTGGAGCAGAACTTTGACAGGTCAGGAGCTTCAGGTTTCTCCTGACATAACAAAGATGAACCACAGAACAAGCACTCTCCCAAATAACATGTAGTGTGGTGGTGTTGGTGAAAGAGAAAGTTTCTGCCagaagtttcatttttatttttgccttcaGCACTTCTTTTCAGGCCAACACCAGGCCCTGAGGGCCGGGGTTGGACTTGTTTTCCAAATATTTTGTTCCACTCATTGAGATTGCCTAAATTATAAGTCCAAGTTCATtagaagataaaagaaaaagtctttggttaaaaaaataaaagcatgacaGCAGCATGTCGTGATGATTGTTCAGAATTTCCTGATGTCTTTAACTCTGCCCCTCAAGATCCACCTTCTTGCTTGTTTTCCAAACAGTTGTCTTATCCAAATACTTTggtgtgttcagtcaaacaAAATGTAGAATCAGTTAAGAGGCACAGATTGTTGAAAACCAAGCAGGAAGGTAGATCTTAATGACCAGGGTTGAAGTCTGCTAGTTAAAATGACTGTGACACTGCTTGTACTATAGTCTTCAGTacaaaaaaactaacacttatctttaaatggttaaaaaaaaaattctggtcaTGCAAAGTGGTCTGAacatttgttctttgttttaatcATACACTTAATAAACTAACAGGATGCCAGCTATCAAGGCATGTAGCTCAACCTCCCTGCTTAGACTAAAGCCTCAATCACATGCGTTTGTACAGCAGTTAAACCGTACAAATGCTGTGGGATTTTGGGTGGTCCGTAGAGGGTCGTAGAAAAGAGCGACTGCATCTTTAGAGGAGCACAGGTGTCTTggagttcccttgaggctcatgtgGACACTTTAAGGGACAAGTGAAAGTACCAGTGTTGTGTGGTAAATGTGtctgtaaggataatgtaagttactcCCATTTATGACGTACTGGTACGTACTGGAACGTACTGTCGTTCTGTGCCCTTCCACAGCACTACTCATTAGTAAAGTGGCTCCTCACTGATCGTGTGTGAATGCTGCATACACCGGTTGTGCAGGTCCTCTGTAAGTgcccgtaggatgtccacacaaacaaaaCTCTGTCTGTTTTCAGTCAGGCTACACACTTATCACTTAAACAGCGCAATCCACAGaagtagggggggggggaggggtaaACAACACCCCTACTTACCCTTATGTGTTTTATACGTGTTCACTATGGCCTGTTCCCTGCaccatgcctgtagaaaaatggggatgaacattttcgctctaAGGGCTCACCAAGGGATAAACAATCTTTATATTAGTTATATCGCTTCTCCTCAACCATAGGGAGCTAAAAAGttaatccatccattttttttaaccctttcggggtcaaggggttgctggaacctgtcccagctactgttgggcaaaggtgggggaCACCCTGGATAGGTCCCCCTTCTGTCAAAGGGCCATACGGTCCCTCCCACACACAAAGGGACAGTTACCAGTTAAActacgaagcatgtttttggactgtgagaggaagctggagtgcccgaAGAAAACAGGCTCCGCATgcaaaaggaaaacatgcaaagtccacacagaaaggtcctagCCAGAATTTTAACAAGGGctttctcgctgtgaggcaaaaACGCTAACCACTGGGTTAAATATAcaatttttctgtaaaaaataaaataattcattGACCTTCATCAGACTGTTTGACTTCATTTCAGTCTAGGTTTTTGGATGTAAGGATGAGCCTTGAGCAGGGAGTAGACCTCAAAGTTCAAGAGTGAACCTGACACAGATTCAGAATAGTTCTTTAGTCTGTTAAAtgaacagttgtgtgtttgtctgacagTTTGCTGATCCCACCCGATCACTCGAGCAGAAAACAAGGAGACAACTACTACCTTAACCGGTAAGTGTTTGTGAAGCCCAGACACACTGTCTGCAGTGTAGTAAGCATTTCAAACCAAGAGTTTACCCATAGAGGTCCATAAAACCTGCTTTGTTTTCAATAATCAAGTGAACCTTCCCAATATTAGTGCTTTTGGCTAACGCTCTTCTTTAAAGACTTCCTTTTTGTGTTAAGAAATATGATGCTGCGCGCTCACACGTCGGCCCACCAGGCGGAGCTCGTCAGGTCTGGCCTGGATGCCTTCTTGTTGGCTGGAGACGTTTACAGACGGGACGAGATTGATGCCAGTCACTACCCAGTCTTCCACCAGATGGAAGGAGTCCGGCTCTTCACCAACCACCAGGTTTGGGCTCAGAATCAGATCAGGATCCCACAGTAGCCCTTAACTCGAGGTCAGGTGAGGGCAGGATCATGGAAGGACCAGTAAATGAAGGGCTTTATCCTCAAAGTCAATTCTCTTCACCATGAACTCTGCAACCAAACTCCTCCACCAGTAACACTACcctttggttttgtctttgaTGTTTCTTTGATACCTAAAGGTACAGAGAAACTGGGGGGGGGTAGTATCTGCGTTTAAATCCTAGTCTCAGCTGGTCATTGTGCTTTTGGCAATGCACTCAAGCCAGTATCATTTCCAGGGTTATGATGGAACAACTAGACTCCGACCTGAACTGGAATACATTTGAACAGAATAAAACTGGCTGGGTCTGGCCCAGTTGTGTTACTTTACTGAACGTGTTACTTTCCGAGTTTTATACTTTTATGGAGATTTGttgaacaaaacaaactgaATTTTGTAAATTTCAGCGTTTGATCCCCCCGTGTGTTTTAgggtaaacaaatgttttatggGTGGAAGAAGCTTCGAGGCTGAAAGCCTCTCTAACCGCTCCTGACCTCTGACCACAATTCTCTCATCTCCCAGCTTTTCTCAAAGGTGCATAATGGTGAGGACCTGTCACTGTTTGAGCGTGGGGGCCGCCGCACGCCGCAGAAGCAGGAAACACACTCTCTGGAAGCAGTGAAGCTGGTGGAGTTTGACCTGAAGCAGACGCTGACGCGCCTCGTCTCTTACCTGTTTGGAGCAGGTCAGGCCAGCAGGACTTCTGGACATTAAAGAAGCGTTCAGATTCTAAACCCTTCTCTTCTACCCATCAGATGTGGAGGTCAGATGGGTCGATTGTTACTTCCCCTTCACTCACCCCTCCTTTGAGTTGGAGGTGCGTTTCCAGGGGAACTGGATGGAGGTGCTGGGCTGTGGGGTGATGGAGCAGGAGCTGCTGAACTCAGGTCAGAGCACATAGAACAAGTCACGTCTAATGCCATGTTTGTGAGGGAGGTGGGCATGCGATGGGCTACATGCACACATTACCTCCGCATTTGATGAAAGACCAatcatttttggtttaaagagTTCATGGCGGAAGGGTGTTGTTTACATGAAAATCGCTGAGTCTTTGGAGTTTCCTAGATGTCCTCTGAAGCTTCCTAGAGTCACAATAAATCAAACCTGGCTCCAGAAGGACACATGTTTACGTGACACATGTTATTGTTGTGTTCATGCCCACCACAGAAGTGTAAGCATACGTGTCTAGACTCGAACAAGCGACAGTAAACCTATATCGTATCAAACAATACTGTCTTGAAGACCTCAACATATTTGTAAAAACACAACCTACATACTTATGTCTGGGGCGGCCGTgatgcagcggtagggcggtcgacccctgATCGGAATATTGCAGGCTCGATTCCCACTTTGCCCGTCCACGTGTCAAAGTGTGCTCGGGCAAGACTCAGAACCCCACCTGGAAGGTTGGCTCCAGTGTTTGGCaacggagccgccaccagtgtgtgaatgggtgtgtaaatgtcaaagtcaaagtcaggttTATATGTCAATTTCTTCACAAGTGCTTGACATACAAAGGAATCGAAATTACGTTTCTCACTGTCCCGTGCGTAGACATAAACAACAGTAAAGTGCAGATGCACAACAAAGAAACAGGCCTAATCtctaaatgtgtgtgtgggactgtgactgtaaagcgctttgggccttcgagagTCTACTGGTTTGTGCTGCAGGGACTGTGGTTGTGTGGTCGTAAAGGTTGTGAAGCAAATCCCCTTTTTTATCATCCCCTTGATTGCAGGTATTTCTGGAAACTcaacacgcacaaacacaaagtgatgtttgtgaacacgcacacgcacacacattgatgtttgtgaacacgcacacacagtgatgtttgtgaacacgcacacagtgatatttgtgaacacccacacgcacacacagtgatgtttgtgaacacgcacacacattgatgtttgtgaacacgcacacacagtgatgtttgtgaacacgcacacacagtgatgtttgtgaacacgcacacacagtgatatttgtgaaaacccacacgcacacacagtgatgtttgtgaacacgcacacacagtgatgtttgtgaacacgcacacagtgatatttgtgaacacgcacgcacacacagtgatgtttgtgaacacgcacacacagtgatgtttgtgaactcgcacacacagtgatgtttttgaacacgcacgcacacacagtgatgtttttgaacacgcacgcacacacagtgatgtttgtgaacacgcacacacTGTGATATTTGTgaacatgcacacgcacacagtgatgtttgtgaacacacgcacacagtgatgtttgtgaacacgcgcacacacacacaaagtgacgTGTgtgaacatgcacacacagtgatgtttgtgaacaagcacacacagtgatatttgtgaacacgcacacacagtgatgtttgtgaacacgcacacacagtgatgtttgtgaacacaCACTGcacacagtgatgtttgtgaacacgcacacacacacaaagtgatgtttgtgaacatgcacacaaagtgatgtttgtgaacacgcacatagtgatgtttgtgaacacgcgcacacacacacaaagtgacgTGTgtgaacatgcacacacagtgatgtttgtgaacacgcacacacagtgatatttgtgaacacgcacacacagtgatgtttgtgaacacaCACTGcacacagtgatgtttgtgaacacgcacacacacacaaagtgatgtttgtgaacacgcacacacagtgatgtttgtgaacacgcacacacagtgatgtttgtgaacacgcacacacagtgatgtttgtgaacacacacacacattgatgtttgtgaacacgcacacaaagtgatgtttgtgaacacgcacacacagtgatatttgtgaacacacacacacattgatgtttgtgaacacgcacacaaagtgatgtttgtgaacacgcacacacagtgatatttgtgaacacgcacacacagtgatgtttgtgaacacgcacacacagtgatgtttgtgaacacacacacacattgatgtttgtgaacacgcacacaaagtgatgtttgtgaacacgcacacacagtgatgtttgtgaacacacacacacattgatgtttgtgaacacgcacacaaagtgatgtttgtgaacacgcacacacagtgatgtttgtgaacacgcacgcacacacagtgatatttgtgaacacgcacacacagtgatgtttgtgaacacgcacgcacacacagtgatgtttgtgaacacgcacacacagtgatGTTAGTGAACACGCACATACAATGATATTTGTgaacacgcacaaacacacagtgatgtttgtgaacacgcacacgcacacaaagtgatgtttgtgaacacgcacacgcacacagtgatgtttgtgaacacgcacacacacacaaagtgatgtttgtgaacatgcacacacagtgatgtttgtgaacacgcaCGCATacacagtgatgtttgtgaacacgcacacacagtgatgtttgtgaacacgcacacacagtgatgtttgtgaacacgcacacacagtgatatttgtgaacacgcacaaacacacagtgatgtttgtgaacacaCACTGCACACAGTGATGTTTGgtaacacacacgcacacaaagtgatgtttgtgaacatgcacacacagtgatgtttgtgaacacgcacacacagtgatgtttgtgaacacgcacacagtgatgtttgtgaacacacacacaaagtgatgtttgtgaacacgcacacacagtggtgtttgtgaacacgcacgcacacacagtgatgtttgtgaacacgcacacacagtgatgtttgtgaacacgcacacacagtgatgtttgtgaacacgcacgcacacatagtgatgtttgtgaacacgcacacacagtgatgtttgtgaacacgcacacacagtgatgtttgtgaacacacacacaaagtgatgtttgtgaacacgcacacacagtggtgtttgtgaacacgcacgcacacacagtgatgtttgtgaacacgcacacacagtgatgtttgtgaacacgcaCATACAGTGATATTTGTgaacacgcacaaacacacagtgatgtttgtgaacacgcacacgcacacaaagtgatgtttgtgaacacgcacacacacacaaagtgatgtttgtgaacatgcacacacagtgatgtttgtgaacacgcacacacagtgatgtttgtgaacacgcacgcaaacacagtgatgtttgtgaacacgcgtacacagtgatgtttgtgaacacgcacacacagtgatgtttgtgaacacacacacacattgatgtttgtgaacacgcacacaaagtgatgtttgtgaacacgcacacacagtgatATTTGTGAACTCGCAcacacagtgatgtttgtgaacacgcacgcacacacagtgatgtttgtgaacacgcacacacagtgatgtttgtgaacacgcaCATACAATGATATTTGTgaacacgcacaaacacacagtgatgtttgtgaacacgcacacgcacacaaagtgatgtttgtgaacacgcacacacagttatgtttgtgaacacgcacacacacacaaagtgatgtttgtgaacatgcacacacagtgatgtttgtgaacacgcacacacagtgatgtttgtgaacacgcacgcacacatagtgatgtttgtgaacacgcacacacagtgatgtttgtgaacacgcacacagtgatatttgtgaacacacacacaaagtgatgtttgtgaacacgcacacacagtgatgtttgtgaacacgcacacacagtgatgtttgtgaacacgcacacaaacacaaagtgatgtttgtgaacacacacagacagtgatgtttgtgaacccgcacacacagtgatgtttgtgaacatgcacacacagtgatgtttgtgaacacgcacacacacacagtgatgttattgaacatgcacacacataggGATGTTTTGGACACACACATAGGGATGtttgtgaacacacacacaaaggtttGTGTGTAGACAGGCTGGGGGATCATTGATTTGTTGGTTTGTCCATCTTGAGCTGCTCGGATGTGTTGCCTGTTGCACAAACGTTACCAGCTGATTTTCTCTGaacacacactcatggtgctGACTTCCATTCATTTGCATAGGCTTACTTTCACTTTGTTTGACTAAAGAGCTGGGGGGTATTTCAGGAAGCATgcttaaactagcctgactttaagcctgaactctggctgaaatccgcctgaacttgcttactctgggtatgtcggttccaaaagaccggatatgagttggcgtaattacgctcgacttggtaaccctgggttaatgcacgtgcacagcaagtacataaagacattctcaatagatcgccgatttctggagtcaccatggaaacgcgtggaaaaaaagaaagcgctatacttcggtgagacggagtctgaggttttaatgatgGCGTGTGAAGATTATAcgtacataaaaaaagtaatatggctgcatcatcaaaagaaagagtttctgcttgtagtaagaacaaacaaagtaaacgcacaagtttctgatcttatttccattttcattgtgacgcatatatatatatatatatatatatatatatatatatatatatatatatatatatatatatatatatatatatatatatatatatataacttatccaagtttgccaccttaaatgaattacctctattggtaacaaataattgagtaaaatttaatcaacctaatttcttacgtctataaaaccaaataattgtttatacaactcaaatttatgtatttatctaactaaatgtcatattactccaattcaattaatattttttccattccataccttaattaattatatttcttgatgtctcatatgtctaagt
It contains:
- the fars2 gene encoding phenylalanine--tRNA ligase, mitochondrial isoform X2 — translated: MLGSPTLPYLQPWGRPLLQRLLSEFWTSGSTASWHVSYRRLSTDIPQPVIGHQSVEVLGHRYPRDDFTNVTPKILAKVGRNLHNQPYHPLWLIKERIKAHFYSNYIGPGGNPLFSVHDNLSPVVTVEQNFDSLLIPPDHSSRKQGDNYYLNRNMMLRAHTSAHQAELVRSGLDAFLLAGDVYRRDEIDASHYPVFHQMEGVRLFTNHQLFSKVHNGEDLSLFERGGRRTPQKQETHSLEAVKLVEFDLKQTLTRLVSYLFGADVEVRWVDCYFPFTHPSFELEVRFQGNWMEVLGCGVMEQELLNSVGAQNKLGWAFGLGLERLAMVLYSIPDIRLFWSEDERFLKQFRVQDIHQPVCFQALSKYPPLHNDISFWLPDTKDSEESFTENDFYELVRSIGGDLVEKVTLIDDFTHPNSPSPPSDCPAQLGRI
- the fars2 gene encoding phenylalanine--tRNA ligase, mitochondrial isoform X1, which translates into the protein MLGSPTLPYLQPWGRPLLQRLLSEFWTSGSTASWHVSYRRLSTDIPQPVIGHQSVEVLGHRYPRDDFTNVTPKILAKVGRNLHNQPYHPLWLIKERIKAHFYSNYIGPGGNPLFSVHDNLSPVVTVEQNFDSLLIPPDHSSRKQGDNYYLNRNMMLRAHTSAHQAELVRSGLDAFLLAGDVYRRDEIDASHYPVFHQMEGVRLFTNHQLFSKVHNGEDLSLFERGGRRTPQKQETHSLEAVKLVEFDLKQTLTRLVSYLFGADVEVRWVDCYFPFTHPSFELEVRFQGNWMEVLGCGVMEQELLNSVGAQNKLGWAFGLGLERLAMVLYSIPDIRLFWSEDERFLKQFRVQDIHQPVCFQALSKYPPLHNDISFWLPDTKDSEESFTENDFYELVRSIGGDLVEKVTLIDDFTHPKTGRRSRCYRIVYRHMERTLTQEEVRLVHQEIERMAEAELGVQGRY